TAAACGAGCGGTTTGTTTTTCTGGACGTTGTCCCTGCATGAAGACATAAAATGTGACCAAATCAAACAGCACTGAGGAAGTGAAATAAGTCTTATCACCGTCTCGGaatgatttttttcctccagatttGGATAAAAACGCGGCTGTCTTGTGTTTCCCCAGCGGCCcgggtgctgctgtgtgtgcgtgttgtgtGTCTGAGGAGTGTGTTTGCAGTCCGAGCGAGCTCCAGCATGAAGAGAGGCAAGAAGACAGAGGACGCCGCCGAGGCCGCTGCGGACGGGGAGAACGACTCCGGCGCCGGTATTTCAGAGCTCTGCGAGTCTGAACGTTTAGCCGCTGCCCTCTGTTCTGAACCCGGGTTTGACTTTCGCCTCACAGCTTCTGCCAAGAAAGCCAAGAAGGCCAAGGAGCCCGAAGCGCCGGTGCTGTACGAAGATCCTCCCGACAAGCTGGTCAGCAAGGACGGACGCGACGCCAACATGAAGATCACCTCCTGGAACGTGGACGGGCTCAGGGCCTGGGTGAAGAAGAACGGCCTGGATGTGAGGCTTCATCCTGGGAAAAGGCAATAGGAAGGAGCTCGAAATGAGTGTGACGGTTCCGTCTCTTTCCGGCAGTGGGTGCGCGAGGAGGATCCGGACATCCTGTGCCTGCAGGAGACCAAGTGCGCGGAGAAGTCGCTCCCGGCCGAAATCACCTCCATGCCCGAGTATCCGCACAAGTACTGGGCCGGCTCCTCCGAGAAGGAGGGCTACAGCGGCGTGGCCATGCTCTGCAAGACCGAGCCCATCAAGGTCACCTACGGCATCGGTGAGGAGGGAACATGGACACGGCCGacaaaacaggaacatttttaaCCTTAAATTAATAACATCTGAGCTGTGCATTTCTACTGATTTCAGGTGATTAAAGTAGTTTAACAGTAATAAATATGAAGCTACATTCAACAGTCTTGTAGTAATAATGTCAAACTTTTTTGTGAAACCTGAGTTAAAGTTCCAGAGTTTTTGAATAACCTCAAGACGTCTTATCTAAAAGCTGTGTGAGCTGTTTAACTTTTGCAGACGCGTCTGAAAACGACTGCAGAGCAAATATCCCAGCCTGGTGCTTGATCACGTTCATGGCGTGAAGCAAGACTTGGTGGAGTTTGCTCGCAACCTGCTGGACTAAAAACAAGCGTTCCCTCTTGAACCCTTCCTGCAGGTAAAGAGGAGCACGACAAGGAGGGCCGCGTCATCACGGCCGAGTTCCCGTCCTTCTACCTGGTCACCGCCTACGTGCCCAACGCCAGCAAGGGCCTGGTGCGCCTCGACTACCGCAAAACCTGGGACGAGGACTTCCGCTCGTACCTGAGCGAGCTGGACATGCAGAAGCCGCTGGTGCTGTGCGGCGACCTCAACGTGGCGCACCAGGAGATCGACCTGAAGAACCCCAAGGGCAACAAGAAGAACCCGGGCTTCACGCCGGAGGAGCGCGAGGGCTTCggccagctgctggaggccggCTTCGCCGACAGCTTCCGCCAGCTGTACCCCGAGCAGACCAACGCCTACACCTTCTGGACCTACATGATGAACGCCCGCACCAAGAACGTGGGCTGGAGGCTCGACTACTTCCTGCTGTCCTCGTCCCTGCTGGACGGCCTGTGCGACAGCAAGATCCGCAACAAGGCGCTGGGCAGCGACCACTGTCCCATCACGCTGCACATCGCCGTGTAGACGCCCGGCGCCGCGCCCCACttctggtttcttttcttttgtagaTCAGTTAAGTCTTTACTTTTCCGCATCAAGCGTCTCTGTAAACATTGCGACGCACACGACGGTGGTGCGACGTTACACTAAAAAACTCCTGCCGATTTCTATGTTACGAAAACACAATGTCCCGTTTTAAACCTCTTTATGCAAACTTCTGTTGTGAAAACCTGCTGAAACTTAAAATAAAGACCAACTTTAAGTACACTGTGTTCCTTGATCCATTTGCTTTGTCACATTATATAACCACAGACTCATTTCAATCATTCCAGCTGTTCACTGGAGAACATCTGGGAACAAGCTGCATCATGAGGGCAGATACTGGTATCAGTCCTGACAAGCTGAAACAGATAAGAGCAAACAGGGTTTAGGCAGTCAGGAAAACAACTATTGAACAATATACCTGAACTTTTCTCTTGAACTCATTCAACGTGGAGCTTCCACTTCTCCAGCCTATAGCTCTGATAAACACGGTCAACAGAGGgaacaaacacaataaacaggTTTACCGAGTTGTTTAATGAGTTTCTGAAGTCTCATCCATCTCCAGTCCTCTACATATTTATTCTGGGTAACAGGTGGACGAACGATACCAGAACACAAATACAGTATTTGAAGCAAAATGCTGACATTTCCAATCCCAGAGATGACCTGAAAGAATCAACCGAGGATCCGTGAGATTTAACACTGTTCAACTGTaataaacaaacaggaaatatCGGATCTGTCTAACGAGACCTGCAGACCCAGATCCCTCCAGACTCTGACTCTAGGGTAGCTTCAGGACGTGCGTGCGCTGGTGCATCTTGAGGTTGTACGACTGTCTGAAACCCTTCCCGCACTCCACACACAGGTACGGCCGCTCGCCGGAGTGCGTCCTCTGGTGCCTCTTGAGCCGGTTGGCGCTCAGGAAGCTCTTGTCGCACTCGGCGCAGGCGTAGGGCCGCGCGCCGGTGTGGTAGCGCAGGTGCACGGTCAGGTAGCAGGACTGGGTGAAGCGCTTGCCGCAGTGCGGGCACTGGAAGGGCTTGTGGCCCGTGTGAAAGCGCTCGTGCTTCAGCAGCTCGGCGTGCGAGAAGAAGCCCTTGCCGCAGTCGGAGCAGAGGAAGGGCCGCTCGCCCGAGTGCGTCAGCTCGTGCCGCACCAGCGTGGCCTTGTAGACGAAGCTCTTGTCGCACTGCGAGCAGCGGAAGACGTTCTCGCGCGTGTGGCAGCGCTCGTGCTTCTTCATGTTGCGCTCCCGCTTGAAGCTCTTCCCGCAGAAGGAGCACATGAAGGGCATCTCCTCCGAGTGGATCTTCATGTGGCTCAGCAGGCCGCCCCGGTACAGGAAGCCCTTGCCGCACTGCGCGCAGGCGTGCGGCCGCTCCCGCTGGTGGATGCGCTGGTGCGCCGTGAGCGCGGCGCGGTAGGCGAAGCTCTTGCCGCAGCTGCAGGCGTGCACGCGCTCCTCCCGGTGCGTCTGCAGGTGCCGGTTCAggtagctgctgcagctgaagcgcAGGTCGCAGCGGGGGCACGGGAAGGCCTGCGCCGCCCGGCCGCCGTGCGCGCCGTCGTGCGTCTTCAGGTGCCTCACCAGCGCCGACTTCCAGGCGAACGCCCGGCCGCACTCCGAGCACAGGTACTCGCCGTTCTCCATGtgggcggcggcgccgtgctgCCTCTGGGCCGCCGGCGACCCGAAGCTCTCCCCGCACACCGGGCAGTCGTACTTGCGTCCCGGCGCGTGCGTTCGCCGGTGCCTCTCCAGCGACTGCTTGAAGGAGAAGCGCTGGCCGCACTGGGCGCAGCTGAAGGGCTGCTCGCCGGTGTGGCTGCGCCGGTGGGCCTGCAGGAGGGACCGGAACCTGAAGCTGCGGTCGCAAGCGCCGCAGGCGAACCGCCCCTCCTCGTCCGGGCGGGCCTGGTcggccgccgcctcgccgcggTGGACCTCGTCGATGTGACGCTGGACCTGCACCTCCTCCGGGTGCTGGTAGGAGCACTGAGGGCAGGAGAAGGCCGGCGTGGAGCGATCTGAAGCAGAACCGAGGAAGACAAGAAACCAatgtctggatttttttttttttcaatgatggAAAGTAGTAGAAGAAATGAAACGCTCACTTCCATCACCTTCCTTTGACGAGACAATCTGTGATCCGTAGGAGTGTTCAACTCTGGAAGACAGAACAAGACGGCGGTCTGACTCACTCTGAAAAGACGACACATGCAGACGCTTTAAATATCTACGATCCGACGTGGAGACGGAGGGTTTTACCGGTTGAAAGGCACGGGCTTCAGAGCCGGGCTGCTTTCCGAGGAGCCCTCCTTCCGTTTCCTCGTGGCCATGTGTTTCTGTAAGTTGATGACCTGAATCTTCAGGGTGGGCCGGCGTTTCCTGCCGCTGGTGCGGACCTCGGCGCTGCCGCACGGTTCGGCGATCGGGTCTCTGGACTCGGAGGTGAGGCCGCTCCGATCCTCGCCTCCCGCGCCGGACTCCCCGCCCTCGCTCGGGGCGTCGGTGTGAGTCTTCAGGTGCCTTGCCAGAGCCGGCTCCCAGCTGAACGTCCTGCCGCACCGGTGGCACTCGTACACGCCTCGCCGCTCGTGCGCCAGCTTGTGCTTGTTGCGGGCGGAGAGGGAGGGGAAGCTCTCCCCGCAGACGGCGCAGTCGTAGCGGCGCTGCGCCGTGTGCGTGCGCCGGTGCCGGTCCAGGGACTGCCTGAAGGAGAAGCAGCGGCCGCAGTCGGAGCAGCGGTGCGGCCGCTCGCCGGTGTGGATCACCCGGTGGGCGATGAGCGAAGACGCAAAGCGGAACTTCTTGTCGCAGTCCGGGCAGTCGTGAGGTCCCGCAgggtttttacatttcacagaCGCCGAGTCGTCACTGCTCACTTGAACGtgcgtttcttcttcttctcctccctcgaccctgacctcctccaccgctGTGTGAACGTCCGTCCCTTCGAAGCAGCCGTCTTCCATCACCACCTCGATGTCGGTGCCCAGTTCCATCTCCGTGTAGTCGGTCACCGCAATTATTTCCACTGCGACGTCGTCCATGAATGGCAGAGTGTGTGCGTCCTCACCGGCGCTCTGCGGCGGCTCTGGGAGGCCCGGCTGCTCCGCAGCTGCTCCCAATTTGCTGTGGAGAACCGCAGACAGCCAGGAGAGAACGCTGTCGCCCATGCTGGAAGGTGGAACTGCAAAacaccaagaagaagaaggcttTTCATCATACAGATGCTACTTTTACCGAAGAAGTATCAATATAAAGCTTCTATGATCAGGACTGACCGTGTTGATCTAAATGACCGAGGTTTTTGTGGTGCTGCAGCAGATTTTTCAGGTCTGTCGGCTGGGAGACGGATTGGACGCAATCCTCCAACACGGGGCATTCAGCTGCAAGCCAGCACACAGTCTGTgggaaaacagcaacagaaatcACAATAGACACAGCAAATCAAGCAAAACTTTGCATagtttgagaaaaataaatcatttggaGGATAAAAAAGAGACTGTAGCATCACCTGCACTATGAGGGTTAAGATATTACATTCATTAGTAAAATGAATCGTAATCACAAtccaagaaaatgaaggaaacactTCAATCATAAAGGTTAACCATGTAACTTTAAAATGGGCTGGTAATCCTGGATTACCAAACACTCCAGGTAGAACTATTTATGTCCTCGAGGCTCCATCTAGTGTTCATTTCTCACCTGCTGAAGATCTGGAACCGGCAACAGCTGAGCCAGTCGACAGAGGAATTCCCAAAACAGCATCTGCAAATCAGTGTGGTACTCGAGTCCATACTCTGCAGGGAAGACCTCCTGAGGGAGGAGGAAAGCTCTTTGATTCACATCTATAATTATGGCAACCACACCTTTCTGCAAATCCAAGGAAAGATGAAGGCTGGATCAGTGGAGTTTCCTCACCAGGAAAAATATGCGTCTCTCTTCAGGATCTTTGAGCAGAGTCTGAACCATCTCCAGGAAGTTTGATATCAATTCTTCCTCCTCCGATTCATGAAGCTGCAATCAAACATCACAGGATCATGGCGTAATGTGCAATAATGAAAAGAATGTggcaaaaagaaacaagattTTAACATTAGTCAGAAACAGAGAACAGCTTCTCTAGACTGGAGGCCCTTACATTGGTCAGGGTGGATTTGATCCTTTGCAGGTACGGAGAGATAAACTCAGATTTTATGAGCGCTTCACTTCGGCACAGCTCCAGAACAAACTGTCcaggaagagaaacacagaacTGGCATATCATCCAGTCACtttcacaaacatttaaactgaATACGACACATCCATATGTGTCAGTTCTCACTGGAGCTCTCAGGCCCAAGCTCAGCTGGGTCTGgtgtttgtgcagcagcagctctgggaCCATGTCCACCACCAGCGACACAAAATCCGCCACCTTCCAGAAGCTCATCACGTCTCGGCTCTTCAGCACCTGCCACATGGACGCCGTCATGAGCTGCAGGGGAGAGACCAGGAGGCGCAGCGACGACAGCGGCAAGGAGTCCCCTGGAAAAAGACGTCGGGGTGGAAAGTGAGCGTAGCTGCAGCAATCAGTCTCAGAACTGgagtgtaagagagagagagagagagagagaggttacACTGTGCACAGGATGCCAGCCCAAACTCTTCCCACACCATAAACTCGCCACACTCACTTTTCTCCAGTCTCCTCCAACCCGGATCATCAATAAAGTGTTTGACGCTCGAGATCTGCTACTCGTTCTATTTTACTACCAGTGTCAAACACATCCAGATTaatattttcttcttatttcaGCTGCAGACATGCATGAGTGAGAAACACGaccaaacactcacattcaacTCTATAAACAGTTTATGGACAAAGTTCTTGGGATATTTTTCAGATGGTAATAAACTAATATTCTTATTGTATTAATGTGGCtgttgaatttcaggtctgcGCTCATAATTACACCCAGATTTGTGGTTTGATTTGTTGTCTTGAGCGACATTTCCCAGAAGAAATGTGCTGGCATGAtgaaggaataaaaaaacacattatcaGTCAACAATTTTCACATATTATAAAGAACTGTAAGATTTTAGTGGATGATTTTATTGTCCAAATTATGCTGAACTGCTGGATTAACTAACTTTGGCTGAACAGCTACACACCTGTCTGTGACAGACATAATGTGATTATAAATCAGTGTGAACGTGCAATAATTTGAGGTGTAGAATAAAACACATGAAGATAACCCCAACACAGTTTCCCCAGCATGTTGAACACACAGGCTAAAATACTTGAAAGTTAAATCATTTCTATAAATCAGGGCTGCGCACAATTTCCTGAGCTTGAAGTCATTAAAACATCTGTGTCTTTACATGATCTTGACCCGTCCAGAAACTCACCTTCAGTCATGTCTGCAGAAACACTTTGTTCCATCCTCTGCTCAGAAGTTTCTCTGTGGTTAGCAGCAGCTAGCCGCTAACAGGCTAACCTGCCGCGACGCGCCGTCAAGAGTCGGGAAATAAAGCAGCACGGATCGGAAAGCCACGTTTAGCAAACGGGAACTAAGATATGCCTCTTTCCTCATTAGCGCTGACATTAaatgaagaaatgctgaaaggAGAAAGTGACACGGCCATATGATTTATTTTCATGAGGCGTCTTCTTCTGGTTTTAGATTTGACCGAAACACAAGAACGATACTTCagtaccgccacctgctggaccgCCTGTGTATTATATCTGGGTGAAGGTAAGgcaattataataataataatgataattataaCTTCAGCCACTCTCCACGGTGAACAGAGTTAAGAATCGTGCTGTCTGTGGTGATCAAACCCTGAAGAAAACCCAGAAGTCAGCCTCTGTTGGATCATGTTGTGCTGCTGAGCCCGGATCAGTAGAAAAACTATTTTGGGTGTCGTAAGCACAAGAAACACAATCCGAATGAAACTGTTTCCCAATAAAAATCCTCATTCATGAATGTTAAAGGAACAGGAACCTTGGTCTTCTTCagtgctgataaaaaaaaaaaaaaatggattattgaCTCTTCATGATCACACAGCTGATAACTGATGAGTCAGAAAAACTTTTTATATGGAAATAGAACAATATTCAGTTCAGGATTTATGAAAATACGTAGATATGATGTCCTGTTTGTGGGCTGAGCTGAGGAGAGGCAAACATAGCTtggtctccatggtaacagtTCCTATCATGATGACATCATAGGCAGCTCAGGATGA
The sequence above is drawn from the Salarias fasciatus chromosome 17, fSalaFa1.1, whole genome shotgun sequence genome and encodes:
- the LOC115404598 gene encoding zinc finger protein 135-like isoform X2, encoding MEQSVSADMTEGDSLPLSSLRLLVSPLQLMTASMWQVLKSRDVMSFWKVADFVSLVVDMVPELLLHKHQTQLSLGLRAPFVLELCRSEALIKSEFISPYLQRIKSTLTNLHESEEEELISNFLEMVQTLLKDPEERRIFFLEVFPAEYGLEYHTDLQMLFWEFLCRLAQLLPVPDLQQTVCWLAAECPVLEDCVQSVSQPTDLKNLLQHHKNLGHLDQHVPPSSMGDSVLSWLSAVLHSKLGAAAEQPGLPEPPQSAGEDAHTLPFMDDVAVEIIAVTDYTEMELGTDIEVVMEDGCFEGTDVHTAVEEVRVEGGEEEETHVQVSSDDSASVKCKNPAGPHDCPDCDKKFRFASSLIAHRVIHTGERPHRCSDCGRCFSFRQSLDRHRRTHTAQRRYDCAVCGESFPSLSARNKHKLAHERRGVYECHRCGRTFSWEPALARHLKTHTDAPSEGGESGAGGEDRSGLTSESRDPIAEPCGSAEVRTSGRKRRPTLKIQVINLQKHMATRKRKEGSSESSPALKPVPFNRVEHSYGSQIVSSKEDRSTPAFSCPQCSYQHPEEVQVQRHIDEVHRGEAAADQARPDEEGRFACGACDRSFRFRSLLQAHRRSHTGEQPFSCAQCGQRFSFKQSLERHRRTHAPGRKYDCPVCGESFGSPAAQRQHGAAAHMENGEYLCSECGRAFAWKSALVRHLKTHDGAHGGRAAQAFPCPRCDLRFSCSSYLNRHLQTHREERVHACSCGKSFAYRAALTAHQRIHQRERPHACAQCGKGFLYRGGLLSHMKIHSEEMPFMCSFCGKSFKRERNMKKHERCHTRENVFRCSQCDKSFVYKATLVRHELTHSGERPFLCSDCGKGFFSHAELLKHERFHTGHKPFQCPHCGKRFTQSCYLTVHLRYHTGARPYACAECDKSFLSANRLKRHQRTHSGERPYLCVECGKGFRQSYNLKMHQRTHVLKLP
- the LOC115404598 gene encoding zinc finger protein 135-like isoform X1, translating into MEQSVSADMTEGDSLPLSSLRLLVSPLQLMTASMWQVLKSRDVMSFWKVADFVSLVVDMVPELLLHKHQTQLSLGLRAPFVLELCRSEALIKSEFISPYLQRIKSTLTNLHESEEEELISNFLEMVQTLLKDPEERRIFFLEVFPAEYGLEYHTDLQMLFWEFLCRLAQLLPVPDLQQTVCWLAAECPVLEDCVQSVSQPTDLKNLLQHHKNLGHLDQHVPPSSMGDSVLSWLSAVLHSKLGAAAEQPGLPEPPQSAGEDAHTLPFMDDVAVEIIAVTDYTEMELGTDIEVVMEDGCFEGTDVHTAVEEVRVEGGEEEETHVQVSSDDSASVKCKNPAGPHDCPDCDKKFRFASSLIAHRVIHTGERPHRCSDCGRCFSFRQSLDRHRRTHTAQRRYDCAVCGESFPSLSARNKHKLAHERRGVYECHRCGRTFSWEPALARHLKTHTDAPSEGGESGAGGEDRSGLTSESRDPIAEPCGSAEVRTSGRKRRPTLKIQVINLQKHMATRKRKEGSSESSPALKPVPFNRVEHSYGSQIVSSKEGDGNRSTPAFSCPQCSYQHPEEVQVQRHIDEVHRGEAAADQARPDEEGRFACGACDRSFRFRSLLQAHRRSHTGEQPFSCAQCGQRFSFKQSLERHRRTHAPGRKYDCPVCGESFGSPAAQRQHGAAAHMENGEYLCSECGRAFAWKSALVRHLKTHDGAHGGRAAQAFPCPRCDLRFSCSSYLNRHLQTHREERVHACSCGKSFAYRAALTAHQRIHQRERPHACAQCGKGFLYRGGLLSHMKIHSEEMPFMCSFCGKSFKRERNMKKHERCHTRENVFRCSQCDKSFVYKATLVRHELTHSGERPFLCSDCGKGFFSHAELLKHERFHTGHKPFQCPHCGKRFTQSCYLTVHLRYHTGARPYACAECDKSFLSANRLKRHQRTHSGERPYLCVECGKGFRQSYNLKMHQRTHVLKLP
- the apex1 gene encoding DNA repair nuclease APEX1 translates to MKRGKKTEDAAEAAADGENDSGAASAKKAKKAKEPEAPVLYEDPPDKLVSKDGRDANMKITSWNVDGLRAWVKKNGLDWVREEDPDILCLQETKCAEKSLPAEITSMPEYPHKYWAGSSEKEGYSGVAMLCKTEPIKVTYGIGKEEHDKEGRVITAEFPSFYLVTAYVPNASKGLVRLDYRKTWDEDFRSYLSELDMQKPLVLCGDLNVAHQEIDLKNPKGNKKNPGFTPEEREGFGQLLEAGFADSFRQLYPEQTNAYTFWTYMMNARTKNVGWRLDYFLLSSSLLDGLCDSKIRNKALGSDHCPITLHIAV
- the LOC115404598 gene encoding zinc finger protein 135-like isoform X3, encoding MTASMWQVLKSRDVMSFWKVADFVSLVVDMVPELLLHKHQTQLSLGLRAPFVLELCRSEALIKSEFISPYLQRIKSTLTNLHESEEEELISNFLEMVQTLLKDPEERRIFFLEVFPAEYGLEYHTDLQMLFWEFLCRLAQLLPVPDLQQTVCWLAAECPVLEDCVQSVSQPTDLKNLLQHHKNLGHLDQHVPPSSMGDSVLSWLSAVLHSKLGAAAEQPGLPEPPQSAGEDAHTLPFMDDVAVEIIAVTDYTEMELGTDIEVVMEDGCFEGTDVHTAVEEVRVEGGEEEETHVQVSSDDSASVKCKNPAGPHDCPDCDKKFRFASSLIAHRVIHTGERPHRCSDCGRCFSFRQSLDRHRRTHTAQRRYDCAVCGESFPSLSARNKHKLAHERRGVYECHRCGRTFSWEPALARHLKTHTDAPSEGGESGAGGEDRSGLTSESRDPIAEPCGSAEVRTSGRKRRPTLKIQVINLQKHMATRKRKEGSSESSPALKPVPFNRVEHSYGSQIVSSKEGDGNRSTPAFSCPQCSYQHPEEVQVQRHIDEVHRGEAAADQARPDEEGRFACGACDRSFRFRSLLQAHRRSHTGEQPFSCAQCGQRFSFKQSLERHRRTHAPGRKYDCPVCGESFGSPAAQRQHGAAAHMENGEYLCSECGRAFAWKSALVRHLKTHDGAHGGRAAQAFPCPRCDLRFSCSSYLNRHLQTHREERVHACSCGKSFAYRAALTAHQRIHQRERPHACAQCGKGFLYRGGLLSHMKIHSEEMPFMCSFCGKSFKRERNMKKHERCHTRENVFRCSQCDKSFVYKATLVRHELTHSGERPFLCSDCGKGFFSHAELLKHERFHTGHKPFQCPHCGKRFTQSCYLTVHLRYHTGARPYACAECDKSFLSANRLKRHQRTHSGERPYLCVECGKGFRQSYNLKMHQRTHVLKLP